The Mycolicibacterium mageritense genome contains a region encoding:
- a CDS encoding ester cyclase, translated as MPGARRGQAFATKFRAAFPDLAFGGTADLIAEGDYVVGQWIGGGTHTGDAFDDMPIGALPAGSGKSMRFTGTSVLKVVDGMIAEEIGLDDGVTVLQQLGLIKPA; from the coding sequence GTGCCGGGGGCGCGACGAGGTCAGGCGTTCGCGACGAAGTTCCGCGCCGCGTTCCCCGACCTGGCATTCGGCGGCACCGCGGACCTGATCGCCGAAGGCGACTACGTCGTCGGCCAGTGGATCGGCGGTGGGACACACACGGGCGACGCATTCGACGACATGCCGATCGGCGCGCTGCCTGCAGGCAGCGGCAAGTCGATGCGCTTCACCGGGACATCGGTGCTCAAGGTCGTCGACGGGATGATCGCCGAAGAGATCGGCCTCGACGACGGCGTCACGGTGCTGCAGCAGCTCGGCCTCATCAAGCCGGCCTGA
- a CDS encoding HAD-IIA family hydrolase has protein sequence MRSHAQCWLTDMDGVLVREESALPGAAEFLQTLADKERPFLVLTNNSIFTPRDLAARLTRSGLTVPEASIWTSALATAAFLNDQLPGGSAYVIGEAGLTTALHEVGYTLTDTDPDFVVLGETRTYSFEAITKAIRLILGGARFIATNPDVTGPSAEGPLPATGSVAAMITKATGRDPYFVGKPNPMMFRSALNRIEAHSENTVMVGDRMDTDVVAGIEAGLDTILVLTGSTSVGDIERYPFRPSRVLPSIAEAIELI, from the coding sequence GTGCGTTCACATGCCCAGTGCTGGCTGACCGATATGGACGGCGTCTTGGTACGCGAGGAATCCGCGTTGCCCGGTGCCGCGGAGTTCCTGCAAACGCTGGCCGACAAGGAGCGGCCGTTTTTGGTGTTGACCAACAACTCGATCTTCACGCCGCGCGATCTTGCGGCGCGGTTGACGCGGTCCGGTCTGACCGTGCCCGAGGCCTCGATCTGGACCTCGGCGCTCGCCACGGCCGCATTCCTCAACGACCAGTTGCCCGGCGGATCGGCCTACGTCATCGGCGAGGCCGGGCTGACCACCGCGCTGCACGAGGTCGGCTACACGCTCACCGACACCGATCCGGATTTCGTCGTGCTCGGTGAAACCCGCACCTACTCGTTCGAGGCCATCACCAAGGCGATCCGGCTGATCCTAGGCGGAGCCCGCTTCATCGCCACGAATCCCGATGTGACCGGGCCCTCGGCGGAGGGACCGCTGCCTGCGACCGGCTCGGTGGCCGCGATGATCACCAAGGCGACCGGGCGGGATCCCTACTTCGTGGGCAAACCCAATCCGATGATGTTCCGCAGCGCGCTCAACCGGATCGAGGCGCATTCGGAGAACACCGTCATGGTGGGCGATCGGATGGACACCGACGTGGTGGCAGGCATCGAGGCCGGGCTCGACACGATCCTGGTGCTGACTGGCTCGACGTCCGTCGGCGACATCGAGCGCTATCCGTTCCGGCCCAGCCGCGTGTTGCCGTCGATCGCCGAGGCCATCGAACTGATCTGA
- a CDS encoding PucR family transcriptional regulator — protein MIPTVRDVIALPVVQAGLPEVVSSEHLDSPVRWVHVSEMADLSGLLQGGELVLTTGSALRDAPRAYLEGMKRAGAVGVVVELGTRVEALPASVAEVAQALGLPLVLLHRQTRFVEVTEAVHRLIVADQYEELAFAHRTHQTFTDLSMRRPTLADIVRAAAEMINESVVLEDLSHQVLAISPRREPATAVLDDWQRRSRAMTEPWITTPVGPRSEEWGRLIIPHRPEAPARATTVLERAAQALALHRMAERGRSGLEHQAQSGLIDDVLGGRIADDRDAAARAAALGLRADGPYLPVTVRVGASADRLDPVAVQRRNIRILDAVVHSVKSQGHSAICSIRRDGEVSLVLALVVRRGMTPDSTLTRLADGLREAISRGGDTDRVVVAIGADAEAFADAVHGLRESTHVADVALSMSGAQRPFVRASDVRLRGLLTLLHDDPRVQTFAETELKTLLIHDADHGEDDTAVLRGYLELAGNKSALAKRLHMSRPALYSRLASIQRRLGVDLDDGESMTSLHVALLILDAQHGAARN, from the coding sequence ATGATCCCCACCGTCCGCGACGTCATCGCCTTGCCGGTGGTCCAGGCCGGTCTGCCCGAAGTGGTCAGCTCCGAACACCTCGATAGCCCGGTGCGCTGGGTGCACGTCAGCGAGATGGCCGACCTCTCGGGCCTGCTGCAGGGCGGCGAGCTGGTGCTGACCACGGGTTCGGCGTTGCGGGACGCCCCCCGCGCCTACCTCGAAGGCATGAAACGTGCCGGGGCGGTCGGCGTCGTCGTCGAGTTGGGCACCCGAGTGGAGGCACTGCCAGCCTCAGTCGCCGAAGTGGCGCAGGCACTGGGCCTTCCGCTCGTGCTGCTGCACCGGCAGACCAGGTTCGTCGAGGTCACCGAGGCGGTACACCGCCTGATCGTCGCCGACCAGTACGAGGAACTCGCGTTCGCGCACCGCACCCATCAGACCTTCACCGATCTGAGCATGCGGCGCCCGACACTGGCCGACATCGTCCGCGCCGCCGCCGAGATGATCAACGAGTCGGTGGTGCTGGAGGATCTGTCCCACCAGGTGCTGGCGATATCGCCGCGCCGCGAACCGGCCACCGCGGTGCTCGACGACTGGCAGCGGCGCTCGCGCGCGATGACCGAACCGTGGATCACGACGCCGGTCGGCCCGCGCAGCGAAGAATGGGGCCGGCTCATCATTCCGCACCGGCCCGAGGCGCCGGCCCGGGCCACGACGGTGTTGGAGCGCGCCGCCCAGGCGCTGGCGCTGCACCGGATGGCCGAGCGGGGGCGGTCCGGTCTCGAGCACCAGGCGCAGAGCGGGTTGATCGATGACGTACTCGGCGGCCGCATCGCCGACGACCGTGACGCGGCCGCGCGGGCAGCCGCACTGGGCCTGCGCGCCGACGGGCCCTATCTCCCCGTCACGGTGCGGGTCGGCGCTTCAGCCGACCGACTCGATCCGGTGGCCGTGCAGCGCCGCAACATCCGCATCCTCGACGCCGTGGTGCACAGCGTGAAATCCCAGGGCCACAGCGCGATATGTTCGATCCGGCGCGACGGCGAAGTGAGCCTGGTGCTGGCGTTGGTCGTTCGGCGCGGCATGACGCCCGACTCGACCCTGACCCGGCTCGCCGACGGCCTGCGCGAGGCCATCAGCCGCGGCGGCGACACCGACCGGGTGGTGGTGGCGATCGGTGCCGACGCGGAAGCCTTCGCCGACGCCGTGCACGGGCTACGGGAGTCCACGCACGTGGCCGACGTCGCGCTGTCCATGTCCGGCGCCCAGCGACCGTTCGTCCGGGCCTCCGACGTCAGGCTCCGGGGCCTGCTCACCCTGCTGCACGACGACCCACGGGTGCAGACCTTCGCCGAGACCGAGCTCAAGACGTTGCTCATCCACGACGCCGACCACGGCGAGGACGACACCGCGGTGCTGCGCGGCTACCTGGAACTTGCGGGCAACAAGTCCGCGTTGGCCAAACGGCTGCACATGAGCAGACCGGCGCTCTACAGCCGGTTGGCTTCCATCCAGCGGCGACTCGGCGTCGACCTGGATGACGGCGAGTCGATGACCTCGCTGCACGTGGCACTGTTGATCCTCGATGCCCAGCACGGCGCGGCCCGGAACTGA
- a CDS encoding ABC transporter substrate-binding protein: MSWFPKVFAAACTAVAVVVGMTACADESAGPAGGGTDALSISATGVDSLPFMAILQVGIDKGWFKEQGLNVDLYSGGGGGNTLRVVTSGDADMAIAGNSSVILAAQQPNSKLKVVAPWFQINDFSWISPPGRKLEGATLGFSSAGSSTELIVKGLERKLNVKSQAVGPMGDNWTAAKAGQITAGWAMQPFIADKQASDHAEVLVDSRDVVGDLPADLVAVNTDYAEQNPDNIRDFFTVVNRLNEWLVANPDEAAATIAPLVGVSPEVMKSAFSANPDLAKGYTLKVDTAGLTNLSELMVGAGQISEPIDWATTLDQQYLPEDARAEF; encoded by the coding sequence ATGTCGTGGTTTCCCAAAGTCTTTGCCGCTGCGTGTACTGCGGTCGCCGTCGTCGTCGGGATGACGGCGTGTGCCGACGAATCCGCCGGTCCCGCAGGCGGCGGCACCGACGCGTTGAGCATCTCGGCGACCGGCGTCGACAGCCTGCCGTTCATGGCCATCCTCCAGGTCGGCATCGACAAGGGCTGGTTCAAGGAGCAGGGGCTCAACGTCGACCTCTACTCCGGTGGCGGCGGCGGGAACACGCTGCGGGTGGTCACCAGTGGCGACGCGGACATGGCCATCGCGGGCAACAGCTCAGTGATTCTCGCTGCACAGCAACCGAATTCGAAGCTCAAGGTCGTCGCGCCGTGGTTCCAGATCAACGACTTCTCGTGGATCTCCCCACCCGGGCGCAAACTTGAGGGCGCGACCCTCGGCTTCAGCTCGGCGGGATCCTCCACCGAACTCATCGTCAAGGGCCTCGAACGCAAACTGAACGTCAAGTCCCAGGCAGTCGGTCCGATGGGCGACAACTGGACCGCGGCCAAGGCAGGCCAGATCACCGCCGGATGGGCCATGCAGCCGTTCATCGCGGACAAGCAGGCATCGGATCACGCTGAGGTACTGGTGGATTCGCGTGATGTGGTGGGCGACCTGCCCGCCGACCTGGTCGCGGTCAACACCGACTACGCCGAGCAGAACCCGGACAACATCCGTGACTTCTTCACTGTCGTCAACCGGCTCAACGAGTGGCTGGTGGCCAACCCTGACGAGGCCGCGGCGACCATCGCACCGCTCGTCGGTGTCAGCCCCGAGGTGATGAAGTCGGCGTTCTCGGCCAACCCGGACCTTGCCAAGGGGTACACCCTGAAGGTCGACACCGCGGGCCTGACGAACCTTTCGGAGTTGATGGTGGGCGCCGGTCAGATCTCCGAGCCCATCGACTGGGCCACCACACTCGACCAGCAGTACCTGCCCGAGGATGCACGGGCGGAATTCTGA
- a CDS encoding methylated-DNA--[protein]-cysteine S-methyltransferase, translating to MRDTEGLRGIYFPHHWHRPDPVTFGPALDRGFDETAHQITEYLDGQRQRFDLPLRPSYADPLQAAVWESLGDIPYGTTVTYGELARRIGPDVTAQQVGAAVGRNPLSIVVPCHRVIGSNGKLTGYSGGLARKRRLLDLEYANATRLQLISSAPYLW from the coding sequence GTGCGTGACACCGAGGGACTGCGCGGAATCTACTTTCCGCACCACTGGCACCGGCCGGATCCCGTGACGTTCGGCCCCGCCCTCGATCGTGGATTCGACGAGACCGCGCACCAGATAACCGAATACCTCGACGGTCAACGGCAACGGTTCGACCTGCCGCTGCGCCCCTCGTACGCCGACCCTCTGCAGGCCGCGGTATGGGAATCGCTCGGCGACATCCCGTACGGCACCACCGTCACCTACGGTGAGCTCGCCCGCCGCATCGGTCCAGATGTCACCGCGCAGCAGGTCGGCGCCGCGGTGGGACGCAACCCGCTGTCGATCGTCGTGCCGTGCCATCGCGTGATCGGCAGCAACGGCAAACTGACGGGCTACTCAGGCGGCCTCGCGCGCAAACGCCGCCTGCTCGACCTGGAGTACGCGAACGCCACTCGGCTGCAACTGATCTCGTCAGCGCCGTACCTGTGGTGA
- a CDS encoding CoA-acylating methylmalonate-semialdehyde dehydrogenase, whose amino-acid sequence MNNVIQHWRDGKSFAGTSTATSPVTNPATGEVTGELLLANVEDARAVIDAAAAAFPTWRDTSLAKRASVLFAFRELINARKEELAAIITSEHGKVLSDALGEVSRGIEVVEFACGIPHLLKGGYTENASTKVDVHSVLQPLGPVAIISPFNFPAMVPMWFFPIAIGAGNTVVIKPSEKDPSAVIWMAELWKEAGLPDGVFNVLQGDKTAVDELLTNPKIKAVSFVGSTPIAQYVYATGTAAGKRVQALGGAKNHAVILPDADLDLAADAMVNAGFGSAGERCMAISAAVAVGPIADDLVAKIAERTATIKTGDGTKDSDMGPLVTKAHRDKVASYIDAGEAAGAKVVVDGRTVIANGGADGFWLGPTLLDNVTPEMSVYTDEIFGPVLSVVRVETYDEALELINSNPYGNGTAIFTNDGGAARRFQNEVEVGMVGINVPIPVPMAYFSFGGWKASLFGDSHAHGTEGVHFFTRTKAITTRWLDPSHGGINLGFPENK is encoded by the coding sequence ATGAACAACGTCATCCAGCACTGGCGCGACGGCAAGTCGTTCGCCGGCACGTCCACGGCGACGTCGCCGGTGACCAACCCCGCGACCGGCGAGGTGACGGGCGAGCTGTTGCTGGCCAACGTCGAGGATGCGCGTGCGGTGATCGACGCGGCCGCGGCGGCGTTCCCGACGTGGCGGGACACCTCGCTGGCCAAGCGTGCGTCGGTGTTGTTCGCGTTCCGTGAGCTGATCAACGCCCGCAAGGAGGAGTTGGCGGCGATCATCACCAGTGAGCACGGCAAGGTGCTCTCCGATGCCCTCGGTGAGGTCAGCCGTGGTATCGAGGTCGTCGAGTTCGCATGCGGCATCCCGCATCTGCTCAAGGGCGGATACACCGAGAACGCCTCGACCAAGGTCGACGTGCACTCCGTACTGCAGCCGCTGGGCCCGGTGGCCATCATCAGCCCGTTCAACTTCCCGGCGATGGTGCCGATGTGGTTCTTCCCGATCGCCATCGGCGCGGGCAACACCGTGGTCATCAAGCCCTCGGAGAAGGATCCCTCGGCCGTGATCTGGATGGCCGAACTGTGGAAGGAAGCCGGGCTGCCCGACGGCGTGTTCAACGTGCTGCAGGGCGACAAGACGGCGGTCGACGAGCTGCTGACCAACCCGAAGATCAAGGCGGTGTCGTTCGTCGGGTCGACCCCGATCGCGCAGTACGTCTACGCCACCGGAACCGCGGCCGGCAAGCGCGTCCAGGCTCTCGGTGGCGCCAAGAACCACGCGGTGATCCTGCCCGACGCCGATCTGGATCTGGCTGCCGACGCCATGGTCAACGCCGGTTTCGGGTCGGCCGGTGAGCGCTGCATGGCCATCTCCGCGGCCGTTGCGGTCGGCCCGATCGCCGACGATCTGGTCGCCAAGATCGCCGAGCGCACCGCGACCATCAAGACCGGTGACGGCACCAAGGACTCCGACATGGGTCCGCTGGTCACCAAGGCCCACCGCGACAAGGTGGCCTCCTACATCGACGCCGGCGAGGCCGCGGGTGCCAAGGTCGTCGTCGACGGCCGCACGGTGATCGCCAACGGCGGCGCCGACGGGTTCTGGCTGGGCCCGACCCTGCTGGACAACGTCACCCCGGAGATGAGCGTCTACACCGACGAGATCTTCGGCCCGGTGCTGTCGGTCGTGCGCGTCGAAACCTATGACGAGGCACTCGAACTCATCAACAGCAACCCGTACGGCAACGGCACCGCGATCTTCACCAACGACGGTGGCGCGGCGCGGCGGTTCCAGAACGAGGTCGAGGTCGGCATGGTCGGCATCAACGTGCCGATCCCGGTTCCCATGGCCTACTTCAGCTTCGGTGGCTGGAAGGCATCGCTGTTCGGCGACAGCCACGCCCATGGCACCGAGGGTGTGCACTTCTTCACCCGCACCAAGGCCATCACCACCCGCTGGCTCGATCCCAGCCACGGCGGCATCAACCTGGGCTTCCCCGAAAACAAGTAG
- a CDS encoding SRPBCC family protein, producing the protein MQLVNEFSVDAPLEVAWAALTDIPRVVECIPGAELEGHEGDDYRARVAVKVGPVGLTLAGTATVVSRDDTAHQMVVRGTARDGKGNGSAAATVTMSARDSGGRAAVTVRTDLELGGRIAQFGSGVITQVGNRIIGQFVRRLNALIAPAEAEPAAGRPRIDRTVDENDWLAIALTALAGVALGLAIGRAAERLA; encoded by the coding sequence ATGCAACTGGTCAACGAGTTCTCCGTCGATGCGCCGCTCGAGGTCGCGTGGGCGGCGCTGACCGACATCCCGCGCGTCGTCGAGTGCATACCCGGCGCGGAACTCGAAGGCCACGAGGGTGACGACTACCGGGCGCGGGTCGCGGTCAAGGTCGGTCCGGTGGGGCTCACGCTGGCCGGCACAGCGACGGTCGTCAGCCGCGACGACACCGCGCATCAGATGGTGGTGCGCGGCACCGCGCGCGACGGCAAGGGTAACGGCTCGGCAGCGGCGACCGTCACGATGTCGGCCCGCGACAGCGGCGGCCGCGCCGCCGTCACGGTGCGGACCGACCTCGAACTCGGGGGCCGCATCGCCCAGTTCGGCAGTGGCGTCATCACCCAGGTCGGCAACCGCATCATCGGCCAGTTCGTGCGCAGGCTCAACGCGTTGATCGCACCGGCCGAAGCAGAACCCGCTGCCGGGCGGCCGAGAATTGATCGGACGGTAGACGAAAATGACTGGCTGGCAATCGCATTGACGGCACTGGCCGGCGTGGCACTGGGCCTGGCCATCGGGCGCGCCGCCGAACGGCTGGCCTGA
- a CDS encoding RidA family protein, with translation MSPRDRLAALGFEIPPAPKPKGAYFPSRRCGDQLWISGSTARRPGDPGAVGVVGDDVTVEQARIQARFAALNLIAAIDAAVGVHAVTALVHLRGYVRARSDFDGHPAVIDGASELLIDVFGEDCGAHARTAIGVASLPGGACVELELVASVG, from the coding sequence GTGAGCCCGCGAGACCGCCTCGCGGCGTTGGGTTTCGAGATCCCGCCGGCACCGAAGCCCAAAGGTGCGTATTTCCCGAGCCGTCGGTGCGGTGACCAACTGTGGATATCGGGTTCGACCGCGCGGCGGCCCGGCGATCCCGGCGCCGTGGGTGTCGTGGGGGACGACGTCACGGTCGAACAGGCTCGGATCCAGGCGCGTTTCGCGGCGTTGAACCTGATCGCGGCGATCGACGCGGCGGTCGGGGTGCACGCCGTGACGGCGCTCGTGCACCTTCGCGGTTACGTCCGGGCGAGATCCGATTTCGACGGGCATCCCGCGGTGATCGACGGTGCCTCCGAGTTGTTGATCGACGTTTTCGGTGAGGACTGCGGCGCGCACGCCCGCACGGCGATCGGGGTGGCATCCCTGCCGGGCGGTGCGTGCGTGGAACTGGAACTCGTAGCAAGCGTGGGTTAG
- a CDS encoding LLM class flavin-dependent oxidoreductase: MLSKGVGLFPTEPVGAMCEYVKLSESLGYDNVWFGDSQNIWRESSTVMGAAAVGTERIIFGTGVTNAVTRHPSLLASTWATLAEFTGGRVALGIGTGDSSLRTMGLKPLKLAELEQSIVDLRALFKGEKVVEPTSGAEYHLNYVTEPMNIPIYIAASAPKILRMSGRIADGVIVLVGTAPHFIEAALATIEAGAAESGRTLDDIHIVLWTPTAIDEDRTKARDLVRAHVSRVAIRPLPAKVEPSLEQAIDRIRESYDYYQHMNTEASHADLVPDELVDLFALAGTPDECAQRLKEIEALGVDQVSIVPFVRPGESRAPTIRTFAEIAGGRA, from the coding sequence GTGCTGAGTAAAGGGGTCGGTCTGTTCCCGACCGAGCCGGTGGGCGCCATGTGCGAGTACGTCAAGCTGAGCGAATCGCTCGGGTACGACAACGTGTGGTTCGGTGACTCGCAGAACATCTGGCGGGAATCGTCGACCGTCATGGGGGCCGCGGCCGTCGGCACCGAGCGCATCATCTTCGGCACCGGCGTGACCAACGCGGTCACGCGCCATCCTTCGCTGCTCGCGTCCACCTGGGCGACGCTCGCCGAGTTCACCGGTGGTCGCGTGGCGCTGGGGATCGGGACGGGCGATTCCTCACTGCGGACCATGGGCCTCAAGCCGCTCAAGCTCGCGGAGCTGGAGCAGTCGATCGTCGACCTCCGCGCGCTGTTCAAAGGTGAGAAGGTGGTGGAGCCGACCAGCGGCGCCGAATACCACCTCAACTACGTGACCGAGCCGATGAACATACCGATCTACATCGCCGCATCCGCACCGAAGATCCTGCGGATGTCCGGGCGAATCGCCGACGGCGTGATCGTGCTCGTCGGCACGGCACCGCACTTCATCGAAGCGGCGCTGGCGACCATCGAAGCGGGTGCGGCCGAGAGCGGGCGCACGCTCGACGACATCCACATCGTGTTGTGGACCCCGACGGCGATCGACGAGGATCGCACCAAGGCCCGGGATCTGGTGCGCGCGCACGTATCCCGTGTCGCGATCCGGCCGTTGCCCGCCAAGGTCGAGCCGTCGCTTGAGCAGGCGATCGACCGGATCCGGGAGTCCTACGATTACTACCAGCACATGAACACCGAAGCCTCACACGCGGATCTGGTACCCGACGAATTGGTGGATCTGTTCGCGCTGGCAGGCACGCCGGACGAATGCGCCCAGCGGCTCAAGGAGATCGAGGCACTCGGTGTCGACCAGGTGTCGATCGTGCCGTTCGTGCGACCGGGGGAGAGCCGGGCTCCGACCATTCGCACCTTCGCCGAGATCGCCGGCGGCCGTGCCTGA
- a CDS encoding Ada metal-binding domain-containing protein encodes MPSARYILIGADGRPYVSTTPGTLGGHRRSKLYGRLDCPAALRALAGGGYGRHRVFFADEHTAVTAGYRPCAVCLPQAYNDWKRHHGSPRPTPDLASDTRDRSRHAHPGA; translated from the coding sequence ATGCCTTCGGCCCGCTACATCTTGATCGGCGCCGACGGGCGTCCGTACGTCAGCACCACCCCCGGCACGCTGGGTGGTCACCGGCGCAGCAAGCTCTACGGCCGACTGGACTGTCCGGCGGCACTGCGCGCCCTGGCGGGCGGCGGTTACGGCCGCCACCGGGTCTTCTTCGCCGACGAGCACACCGCCGTCACCGCGGGGTACCGACCGTGTGCGGTGTGCCTGCCGCAGGCCTACAACGATTGGAAACGACACCATGGCTCACCACGACCCACACCCGACCTGGCATCGGACACTCGAGACCGTTCTCGGCACGCTCACCCTGGTGCGTGA
- a CDS encoding GntR family transcriptional regulator — protein MPPRTATPRTASDTANGGKGPRSDFVRPKTAQQAVAEALRRDITSGKLAPGSWIVQESLAEQFGMSRIPIREALKTLEAEEYITYVPHSGYRVAKLGLDELIEVFRLRDILEAELIRDAMPAVTDEVVEQMREQMAEMERAATAGDLIAVGLANRKFHFLTFEGSGMARTKRIVTQLWNTADAYRPLYAHLMDLAKVNSEHVLLVDAMAARDVERVVKLNHEHRLHAIDHLHTVFGREDSEAGA, from the coding sequence ATGCCGCCCCGAACAGCCACTCCGCGCACGGCCTCCGACACCGCCAACGGCGGCAAGGGGCCGCGCTCGGACTTTGTCAGGCCCAAGACCGCACAGCAGGCCGTGGCGGAGGCGCTGCGCCGGGACATCACGAGCGGCAAACTCGCGCCGGGCAGCTGGATCGTGCAGGAAAGCCTCGCCGAGCAGTTCGGCATGTCCCGGATCCCGATCCGCGAGGCGCTGAAAACGCTTGAGGCCGAGGAATACATCACCTATGTGCCGCACAGCGGCTACCGGGTGGCCAAGCTGGGTCTCGACGAACTGATCGAGGTGTTCCGGCTGCGCGACATCCTCGAAGCCGAGCTGATCCGCGATGCCATGCCTGCCGTGACCGACGAGGTCGTCGAGCAGATGCGCGAGCAGATGGCCGAAATGGAGCGGGCCGCGACGGCAGGCGACCTGATCGCCGTGGGCCTGGCCAACCGGAAGTTTCACTTCCTGACGTTCGAGGGCAGCGGTATGGCGCGCACCAAGCGCATCGTGACGCAGTTGTGGAACACCGCGGACGCGTACCGCCCGCTGTATGCGCACCTCATGGACCTGGCGAAGGTCAACAGTGAACACGTGCTCCTGGTCGACGCGATGGCGGCCCGCGACGTCGAGCGGGTGGTCAAGCTCAACCACGAACACCGTCTGCACGCGATCGATCACCTGCACACCGTGTTCGGTCGCGAGGACTCCGAAGCGGGCGCGTGA
- a CDS encoding aspartate aminotransferase family protein: MSLIDETDNATVLPNGLTVEDARAEAARAYELDRAHVFHSWSAQAEITPMTITASAGSYVWDGEGNRLLDFSCQLVNTNIGHQHPKVVAAIAEQAAKLCTVAPQYANAARSEAARLIAERTPGELNKIFFTNGGADAIEHAVRMARLHTGRYKVLTRYRSYHGGTDTAINLTGDPRRWSNDYGNSGVVHFFGPFLYRSQFHATTEAEETERALAHLDEVIRLEGPATIAAIVLESIPGTAGIMVPPPGYIAGVRELCDRYGIMYVADEVMAGFGRSGKWFSINHFDVVPDLLTFAKGVNSGYVPLGGVAISPAIAETFAHRAYPGGLTYSGHPLATAAAVATINAMEDEGMVDNAAKVGAEVIGPGLAELAAKHRSIGEVRGAGVFWAVELVANQQTREPLAPYGGSSPAMNAVIAACKANGLLPFANFNRIHVVPPCNVTADEAREGLAILDKALDVADEHTV; encoded by the coding sequence ATGAGCTTGATTGACGAGACTGACAACGCCACCGTGCTGCCCAACGGACTGACCGTCGAGGATGCGCGCGCCGAGGCCGCCCGTGCCTACGAACTGGACCGGGCCCATGTTTTCCATTCCTGGTCGGCTCAGGCCGAGATCACGCCCATGACGATCACGGCGTCGGCGGGGTCGTACGTGTGGGACGGCGAGGGCAACCGGCTGCTGGACTTCTCCTGTCAGCTGGTCAACACCAACATCGGCCACCAGCACCCGAAAGTCGTTGCCGCCATTGCCGAACAGGCTGCCAAGCTGTGCACGGTGGCGCCGCAGTACGCCAACGCGGCCCGCTCGGAAGCGGCCCGGCTGATCGCCGAGCGCACGCCGGGCGAGCTGAACAAGATCTTCTTCACCAACGGTGGGGCAGACGCGATCGAGCACGCGGTGCGCATGGCGCGCCTGCACACGGGCCGTTACAAGGTACTGACGCGGTACCGCTCGTACCACGGTGGCACCGACACCGCGATCAACCTCACGGGTGACCCGCGGCGGTGGTCCAACGACTACGGCAACAGCGGAGTCGTGCACTTCTTCGGGCCCTTCCTGTACCGGTCGCAGTTCCACGCCACCACCGAGGCCGAGGAGACCGAGCGGGCGCTGGCCCACCTCGACGAGGTCATCCGGCTGGAAGGCCCGGCCACCATTGCCGCGATCGTGCTGGAGTCCATTCCCGGCACCGCGGGCATCATGGTCCCGCCGCCCGGGTACATCGCCGGTGTGCGCGAGCTGTGCGACCGCTACGGCATCATGTACGTCGCCGACGAGGTCATGGCCGGGTTCGGTCGCAGCGGAAAGTGGTTCTCCATCAATCACTTCGACGTGGTTCCCGATCTGCTCACGTTCGCCAAGGGCGTGAACTCCGGTTACGTGCCGCTCGGCGGTGTGGCGATCAGCCCGGCCATCGCCGAGACGTTCGCGCACCGGGCCTACCCCGGTGGGTTGACCTACTCGGGTCATCCGCTGGCCACTGCCGCGGCCGTCGCCACCATCAACGCGATGGAGGACGAGGGCATGGTCGACAACGCGGCCAAGGTCGGCGCCGAGGTCATCGGACCCGGGTTGGCCGAGCTGGCGGCCAAGCACCGCAGCATCGGCGAGGTGCGTGGCGCGGGCGTGTTCTGGGCCGTCGAGCTCGTGGCGAATCAGCAGACGCGGGAACCGTTGGCGCCCTACGGCGGTTCGAGCCCGGCGATGAACGCCGTGATCGCGGCGTGCAAGGCCAACGGCCTGCTGCCGTTCGCCAACTTCAACCGGATCCACGTCGTCCCGCCGTGCAACGTGACGGCCGACGAGGCGCGCGAGGGCCTGGCGATCCTGGACAAGGCGCTGGACGTGGCCGACGAACACACGGTCTGA